In a genomic window of Helianthus annuus cultivar XRQ/B chromosome 10, HanXRQr2.0-SUNRISE, whole genome shotgun sequence:
- the LOC110885292 gene encoding two pore calcium channel protein 1A gives MASSAFEPLLGGESSRAGRKPFNRRSDAIAYGSPYQKAAALVDLAEDGSGLPEQILELPNIETAAKFYFIFIRFDIIWTLNYFALIALNFFEQPLWCSSVSQVSCSNRDYYYLGELPYLTNAESLAFEGVTLIILVVHTLFPILYEGGYLYWKNHVNKLKVIALLILTADLVVDILYLSPVAIYSLPLRIAPYIRVVFFILNIRDLRDSLVVLGGMVGTYLNVLALWLLFLLFSSWLAYVIFEDTQQGTTLFLSYPATLYQMFVLFTTSNNPDVWIPAYKSSRWSSLFFVLYVLLGVYFVTNLVLAVVYDSFKAELVKQVCSKDEMRTRILRRAFDLIVKKGTDYLDKEQCIELFEELNNYRTLPKISKEDFELIFSALDDSGDFKINAEEFNDLCNAIALKFQKEDTEPWLKKFVFYNSSISEALKNFVKSTKFGYVVAFVLLLNLAAVITETTLDIQNNSGQKFWQKVEFVFGWIYVLEMALKVYTYGFENYWEDSQNQFDFIVTWVIVIGETATFVSPTGLTFISNGEWIRYLLIARMLRLIRLLMHVQRYRAFVATFLTLIPSLMPYLGTVFCVMCIYCTLGIQIFGGIVNAGNPDLPATDLADSDYLLFNFNDFPNGMVTLFNLLVMGNWQIWMQDYVALTGTSWTYAYFVSFYLITVLFLLNLIVAFVLEAFFAELELECPEEEEGKKIGVRGRRNMGTKTRSQRVDMLLHHMLSSELHHSPPSSP, from the exons ATGGCTTCTTCTGCGTTTGAGCCTTTGCTGGGGGGAGAAAGTAGTAGAGCAGGCCGGAAACCTTTTAATCGCCGCTCCGATGCCATCGCTTACGGATCGCCTTATCAGAAGGCTGCCGCTCTCGTTGATCTG GCTGAAGATGGAAGCGGTCTACCTGAGCAAATCCTTGAGTTACCAAACATTGAAACCGCTGCAAAGTTTTACTTCATATTCATTCGTTTTGACATAATATGGACCCTTAATTATTTTGCACTCATAGCTTTGAATTTCTTTGAG CAACCGCTATGGTGTAGCTCTGTTTCTCAGGTTTCTTGCAGTAACAGGGACTACTATTATCTTGGGGAGCTTCCATACTTGACTAATGCAGAATCTCTTGCTTTTGAG GGTGTAACCCTCATCATTCTTGTGGTGCATACTTTATTTCCTATTTTGTATGAAGGGGGATATCTCTACTGGAAAAACCATGTTAATAAGCTAAAG GTGATAGCACTCTTAATTCTTACTGCTGATTTAGTAGTAGATATTCTCTATCTGTCTCCAGTGGCCATCTATTCTCTTCCACTGAGGATTGCACCTTATATCAGGGTAGTTTTCTTTATCTTGAATATCAG GGACTTACGAGACAGCCTTGTTGTATTGGGTGGAATGGTTGGCACATATCTGAACGTGTTG GCTTTGTGGCTTCTGTTTCTCCTGTTCTCCAGTTGGTTAGCCTATGTCATCTTTGAAGATACCCAACAGGGAACTACACTCTTTCTTTCTTACCCTGCTACCTTGTACCAGATGTTTGTTCTTTTTACCACATCCAACAATCCAGACGTTTGGATTCCTGCCTACAA ATCATCAAGATGGTCTTCGCTTTTTTTCGTCCTATATGTGCTTCTGGGTGTTTACTTTGTCACAAACCTGGTTCTTGCTGTCGTATATGATAGCTTTAAAGCCGAG CTCGTTAAACAAGTTTGTTCAAAGGATGAAATGAGGACAAGAATATTGAGGAGAGCCTTTGATCTCATTGTTAAAAAG GGTACTGACTATCTTGATAAGGAGCAATGTATCGAATTGTTTGAAGAATTAAATAACTACAG GACACTACCAAAAATATCAAAAGAGGATTTTGAGTTGATATTTAGCGCATTGGATGACAGTGGTGATTTTAAG ATTAATGCAGAAGAATTTAATGATCTTTGCAATGCAATTGCCTTAAAATTTCAAAAGGAGGATACG GAGCCTTGGCTAAAAAAGTTTGTCTTCTACAATTCTTCAATATCTGAAGCACTGAAAAACTTTGTAAAAAGCACAAAGTTCGGATATGTAGTTGCATTTGTTCTCCTTTTGAATCTGGCTGCTGTTATTACTGAAACAACG CTTGATATACAAAACAACTCTGGTCAGAAATTCTGGCAGAAGGTGGAGTTTGTCTTCG GGTGGATCTATGTTCTTGAAATGGCTTTGAAAGTTTATACATATGGATTTGAAAACTATTGGGAAGATAGCCAAAACCAATTTGATTTTATCGTCACATGGGTCATAG TTATTGGAGAAACAGCAACATTCGTATCTCCAACGGGGCTAACATTTATTTCGAATGGGGAGTG GATTCGTTATCTTCTTATTGCAAGGATGTTAAGATTGATCAGGCTGTTGATGCATGTTCAAAGGTATCGAGCCTTTGTTGCAACATTTTTGACTCTAATACCAAGTTTGATGCCATACCTGGGTACCGTCTTTTGTGTCATGTGCATTTACTGTACATTGGGCATACAG ATCTTTGGTGGGATAGTCAATGCTGGAAATCCAGATTTACCAGCTACAGATCTTGCTGATAGCGA TTACTTGTTATTTAATTTCAATGACTTCCCCAATGGTATGGTGACACTTTTCAATTTGCTTGTGATGGGAAACTGGCAAATCTGGATGCAG GATTATGTAGCATTGACAGGAACGTCTTGGACTTATGCCTACTTTGTCAGCTTCTATCTAATAACAGTTTTGTTCCTCCTCAACTTG ATTGTAGCATTTGTATTGGAGGCATTCTTTGCTGAGTTAGAACTTGAATGCCCTGAGGAAGAAGAAGGGAAG AAAATTGGAGTAAGGGGACGGCGTAACATGGG CACAAAGACGCGCAGTCAGAGAGTTGATATGCTACTTCACCACATGCTGAGCTCAGAGCTGCATCATTCCCCACCTTCCTCTCCATGA